ACAATCTCTCCCACGGTGTTGTGAATTTGAAATGTCGTCATTGCGTCTCCTTGTTTTTGGTCGATGATTAAGGTCTGGCTTAACAGCCGCGCCTAGCAACAAGCCTGTTCAAGGCAAGCAGGCGTTAAGACGCGACTTGGCTCGAACATTTTGCCTCACACAAATGCGGCATATTCCGCCGCAACATAAGCTTGCCACTGTTGCGGCACCTGATCTTCGCGATAAATCGCGCCCACCGGACAAATGTCACGACAGGCGTCGCATTCGATACACTCTCCGGGATTCACATACATCTTGTTGAGCCGGAGATCGTGCGGCAATCGAGTTTCTTCCGGCAGATAAATGCAATTGACCGGGCAAAGGTCGCGGCAGGTGCCATCGACGAGGCCAATGCAAGGTTCTGTGATAATATATGGCATTTGAGTTTCTTTTTTGTTTTGATAAAAAATACGGAATGTCCCCGTGAAAAACCTTGACTCAAGTCAAGAAACTAAAATTTCCCGGTCAAGCTGGCCATGCTCACGGATTTTCGCACGTTGGCGCGCGTCGTCGAGTTGATTCTTTCTAGCTCGCAGCGGGATTTTCCCGTCGAAAATCGAATATCTCTTCCAATTTGTTGCGCACCCAAATTTGTTCACAAGTACGATGTCATCGGTAAAGTTTCATCGCGCTTTTAATTTTATAACAGAATCATAGTCCGGCGGTGACGATAAGCAAAATATCTGCCCGCGAACGCCTCGATTTTCGTATGCCAGCGATTTTTTTTGGGGGGGGAATATTTGTCGGCAAGAATAATTTCCGCGCCGGCGCGCAGCGGCAGGTCGAGGCGCGCGAAATTCACCCGCGCAAATGGCGGGCTGATTTTGTTGATGCTGTTGGCGTCGGGATAGAGCGCCCAAACTTTTCCCAACGGCGCCGGAACGATGGAAGAATAGCTGAATTGCGCGCGCAAGTAGGCCTCGCCGATTGAGAAAGAAGAGATACCCCGATTTTGTATTTCAACTACAAACGCATCACCACGCCCACCGCCGCATAATGAAACAACGCGAACGTATAGACTTCGTCGTTATCCGCCCCGCCTTCGAGAATGCGGTATCCGAATTTGAGATCGAGGCGATCGCTCACTTGCGCCGTCAGCGCGGCGAGAACGTCCTCGGCGCGGCCCTGCGGCGCAGCCAGCGCGTCGCCATCCAGCAGAAAGGCGAATTTCCCGCTGAAATTCCACCATAGCC
The Cytophagia bacterium CHB2 genome window above contains:
- a CDS encoding 4Fe-4S dicluster domain-containing protein is translated as MPYIITEPCIGLVDGTCRDLCPVNCIYLPEETRLPHDLRLNKMYVNPGECIECDACRDICPVGAIYREDQVPQQWQAYVAAEYAAFV